One Pseudomonas sp. HOU2 genomic window carries:
- a CDS encoding 3-methyl-2-oxobutanoate dehydrogenase (2-methylpropanoyl-transferring) subunit alpha, producing the protein MTQAYEPLRLHVPEPSGRPGCKTDFSYLHLTDAGTVRKPSIDVEPADTADLARGLIRVLDDQGNALGPWAENVPVEILRKGMRAMLKTRIYDNRMVVAQRQKKMSFYMQSLGEEAIGSAQALALNIDDMCFPTYRQQSILMARDVPLVDLICQLLSNERDPLKGRQLPIMYSVKDAGFFTISGNLATQFIQGVGWGMASAIKGDTKIASAWIGDGATAESDFHTALTFAHVYRAPVILNVVNNQWAISTFQAIAGGEATTFAGRGVGCGIASLRVDGNDFYAVYAASAWAAERARRNLGPTMIEWVTYRAGPHSTSDDPSKYRPADDWSHFPLGDPIVRLKQHLIKVGHWSEEEHAAVSAELEAEVIAAQKQAEQYGTLAGGQIPSAATMFEDVYKEMPEHLKRQRQQLGI; encoded by the coding sequence ATGACCCAAGCGTATGAACCGCTGCGTCTGCACGTCCCTGAACCTTCGGGCCGCCCAGGCTGCAAAACCGACTTCTCCTACCTGCATCTGACCGATGCCGGCACGGTGCGCAAACCCTCCATTGACGTAGAACCCGCCGACACCGCCGACCTGGCCCGTGGCCTGATTCGCGTGCTCGACGATCAGGGCAACGCCCTCGGCCCCTGGGCTGAAAACGTGCCAGTCGAGATCCTGCGCAAGGGCATGCGCGCCATGCTCAAGACGCGGATCTACGACAACCGCATGGTGGTCGCCCAGCGGCAGAAAAAAATGTCGTTCTACATGCAAAGCCTTGGCGAAGAAGCCATCGGCAGCGCCCAGGCCCTGGCCTTGAACATCGACGACATGTGCTTCCCGACCTACCGCCAGCAAAGCATCCTGATGGCCCGCGATGTGCCATTGGTCGACCTGATCTGCCAACTGCTGTCCAACGAGCGCGATCCGCTCAAGGGCCGGCAGTTGCCGATCATGTATTCGGTCAAGGACGCCGGTTTTTTCACCATCTCCGGCAACCTCGCCACCCAGTTCATTCAGGGCGTGGGCTGGGGCATGGCCTCGGCGATCAAGGGCGATACCAAAATCGCCTCGGCGTGGATTGGTGACGGCGCTACCGCCGAATCGGACTTCCACACCGCCCTCACCTTCGCTCACGTTTACCGCGCGCCGGTAATCCTCAACGTGGTCAACAACCAGTGGGCGATCTCGACCTTCCAGGCCATCGCCGGGGGTGAAGCGACCACCTTCGCCGGACGCGGCGTCGGTTGCGGCATCGCCTCGCTGCGGGTCGATGGCAACGATTTCTACGCGGTCTACGCCGCTTCCGCCTGGGCCGCCGAGCGCGCCCGGCGCAACCTCGGCCCGACCATGATCGAATGGGTCACCTACCGCGCCGGCCCGCACTCGACCTCCGACGATCCATCCAAATACCGTCCTGCCGACGACTGGAGCCACTTCCCGCTGGGCGACCCGATTGTCCGCCTGAAGCAGCACCTGATCAAGGTCGGCCACTGGTCGGAAGAAGAACACGCCGCGGTCAGCGCCGAGCTCGAGGCCGAAGTGATTGCCGCGCAGAAACAGGCCGAACAGTACGGCACCCTCGCCGGCGGGCAGATTCCAAGCGCCGCGACCATGTTCGAAGACGTCTACAAAGAGATGCCGGAGCACTTGAAGCGCCAGCGTCAGCAGTTGGGGATCTGA
- a CDS encoding metalloregulator ArsR/SmtB family transcription factor, translating to MQSSLTECEVAQLRASASKACALLKALANEDRLLILCQLTQGERNVGELEKMTGVRQPTLSQQLGILRDEGLVATRREGKYIFYGLASPEVIQVMKTLSGLYCGAVLKSWGHP from the coding sequence ATGCAATCCAGTCTGACCGAATGTGAAGTCGCCCAGTTGCGGGCGTCCGCCTCCAAGGCCTGCGCGCTGCTCAAGGCGCTGGCCAACGAGGATCGTCTGTTGATCCTGTGCCAGTTGACCCAGGGCGAGCGCAACGTCGGCGAGCTGGAAAAAATGACCGGCGTGCGCCAGCCGACCCTGTCCCAGCAACTGGGCATCCTGCGTGATGAAGGGCTGGTGGCGACCCGCCGCGAAGGCAAATACATCTTCTACGGACTGGCCAGCCCTGAAGTGATTCAGGTGATGAAGACCCTCTCCGGGTTGTATTGCGGGGCGGTGCTCAAGAGCTGGGGTCACCCATAA
- a CDS encoding MBL fold metallo-hydrolase — MPAQIEAFLDPASSTYSYVVYEADGGQCAIVDPVLDYDGAAGRTCTMQADKIIAFVREHSLQVQWLLETHAHADHLSAAPYLRRELGGKIAIGQSISKVQNVFKALFNLEPEFCVDGSQFDHLFAPNESFMIGNLKATALHVPGHTPADMAYLIDGEQILVGDTLFMPDVGTARCDFPGGDAHQLFNSIHKLLAFPASVKLYVCHDYPPEGRAAQCQTTVGEQRKSNIHVHDGIDEAAFVEMRTKRDAGLGMPTLLLPAIQVNVRAGNMPPAEDNGVVYLKIPVNKL, encoded by the coding sequence ATGCCCGCGCAGATTGAAGCTTTCCTCGACCCCGCCTCCTCGACCTACAGCTATGTGGTCTATGAAGCTGATGGCGGGCAGTGTGCAATCGTCGATCCGGTGCTCGATTATGACGGCGCCGCCGGACGCACCTGCACCATGCAGGCCGATAAAATCATCGCCTTCGTCCGTGAACACAGTTTGCAGGTGCAATGGCTGCTGGAAACCCACGCCCACGCCGATCACCTGTCCGCCGCGCCGTACCTGCGCCGCGAACTGGGCGGCAAGATCGCCATCGGCCAGTCGATCAGCAAGGTGCAGAACGTGTTCAAGGCGCTGTTCAACCTGGAACCGGAATTCTGCGTCGACGGCTCGCAGTTCGATCACCTGTTCGCGCCGAACGAGTCGTTCATGATCGGTAACCTCAAGGCCACCGCCCTGCACGTCCCCGGCCACACTCCGGCAGACATGGCTTACCTGATCGACGGCGAACAGATCCTGGTCGGCGACACGCTGTTCATGCCCGACGTCGGCACGGCTCGCTGCGACTTCCCCGGCGGCGACGCGCATCAGCTGTTCAACTCGATCCACAAACTGCTGGCCTTCCCGGCCAGCGTTAAACTCTACGTCTGCCACGATTACCCGCCCGAGGGCCGCGCCGCGCAGTGCCAGACCACCGTCGGTGAGCAGCGCAAGAGCAATATTCATGTGCATGACGGGATTGATGAGGCGGCGTTTGTCGAGATGCGCACCAAACGTGATGCCGGGCTGGGCATGCCGACGCTGTTGTTGCCGGCGATTCAGGTGAATGTGCGGGCGGGGAACATGCCGCCGGCCGAGGATAATGGTGTGGTTTACCTGAAGATTCCGGTTAACAAGCTTTAA
- a CDS encoding dihydrolipoamide acetyltransferase family protein — MGTHVIKMPDIGEGIAEVELSQWHVKVGDLVVEDQVLADVMTDKAMVDIPSPVHGKVIALGGQPGEVMAVGSVLISIEVEGAGNLKESAAPAPVAAKEAPAAPTVETAVESKPVAAAASRPAPVCQGPMVAREADERPLASPAVRKHALDLGIQLRLVRGSGPAGRVLHEDLEAYLAQGQSNASAPAAAAYAQRNDEEQIQVIGMRRKIAQRMQDATQRAAHFSYVEEIDVTAIEELRAHLNEKHGASRGKLTLLPFLVRALVVALRDFPQMNARYDDEAQVITRLGAVHVGVATQSDVGLMVPVVRHAEARSLWDSAAEISRLANAARNGKASRDELSGSTITLTSLGALGGIVSTPVLNLPEVAIVGVNKIVERPMVVKGQVVIRKMMNLSSSFDHRVVDGMDAALFIQTIRGLLEQPATLFVE, encoded by the coding sequence ATGGGCACGCACGTTATCAAGATGCCGGACATCGGCGAAGGCATCGCAGAAGTCGAACTGTCGCAGTGGCACGTCAAGGTCGGCGACCTGGTGGTTGAAGACCAGGTGCTGGCGGACGTGATGACCGACAAGGCAATGGTCGACATTCCGTCGCCGGTCCACGGCAAGGTGATTGCCCTCGGCGGTCAGCCGGGTGAAGTGATGGCGGTCGGCAGTGTGCTGATCAGCATCGAAGTTGAAGGCGCCGGAAACCTGAAAGAGTCCGCCGCGCCAGCACCGGTTGCTGCGAAGGAAGCACCTGCTGCGCCGACAGTTGAAACAGCTGTCGAGAGCAAACCTGTGGCTGCTGCCGCATCGCGCCCGGCACCGGTTTGCCAAGGCCCGATGGTTGCCCGCGAGGCGGATGAACGTCCGCTGGCCTCGCCGGCCGTGCGCAAACATGCGCTGGATCTGGGCATTCAGCTGCGTTTGGTACGCGGTTCCGGCCCGGCCGGTCGTGTGCTGCACGAAGACCTCGAGGCCTATCTGGCGCAAGGTCAATCGAATGCTTCGGCGCCGGCAGCCGCCGCTTACGCCCAGCGCAACGACGAAGAACAGATTCAAGTGATCGGCATGCGCCGCAAGATTGCCCAGCGCATGCAGGACGCCACCCAGCGTGCCGCGCACTTCAGCTACGTCGAGGAAATCGACGTCACCGCGATTGAAGAGCTGCGCGCGCATCTGAATGAAAAACACGGTGCCAGCCGGGGCAAGTTGACCTTGCTGCCGTTCCTCGTCCGCGCATTGGTCGTTGCCCTGCGCGACTTCCCGCAGATGAACGCCCGTTACGACGACGAAGCCCAGGTCATCACCCGCCTCGGCGCGGTGCATGTCGGTGTCGCCACGCAAAGCGATGTCGGCCTGATGGTGCCGGTGGTGCGACACGCCGAAGCGCGCAGCCTGTGGGACAGCGCCGCGGAAATCTCGCGCCTGGCTAACGCCGCACGCAATGGCAAGGCCAGCCGCGATGAACTGTCCGGCTCGACCATCACCCTGACCAGCCTCGGTGCGCTGGGCGGTATCGTCAGCACCCCGGTGCTGAACCTGCCGGAAGTGGCAATCGTCGGCGTGAACAAAATCGTCGAACGCCCGATGGTCGTCAAAGGCCAGGTGGTGATCCGCAAGATGATGAACCTCTCCAGCTCCTTCGATCACCGCGTGGTCGACGGCATGGACGCGGCGCTCTTCATCCAGACCATCCGTGGTCTGCTCGAACAACCCGCGACCCTGTTTGTGGAGTGA
- the bkdR gene encoding Bkd operon transcriptional regulator BkdR yields the protein MRKLDRTDIGILNSLQENARITNADLARSVNLSPTPCFNRVKAMEELGLIREQVTLLDADLLGLHVNVFIHVSLEKQVEEALQHFEEAISDRPEVMECYLMAGDPDYLIRVLVPTIQSLERFMMDFLTKVPGVANIRSSFALKQVRYKTALPLPANGLTLGS from the coding sequence ATGCGCAAACTGGACCGTACTGACATCGGCATTCTCAACAGCCTTCAGGAGAACGCGCGCATCACCAACGCCGACCTCGCGCGCTCGGTGAACCTGTCGCCGACGCCGTGTTTCAACCGGGTCAAGGCGATGGAGGAATTAGGGCTGATTCGCGAGCAGGTGACGCTGCTCGATGCCGATCTGCTCGGCCTGCACGTGAACGTGTTCATTCACGTCAGCCTGGAGAAGCAGGTCGAGGAGGCGTTGCAGCATTTCGAAGAGGCGATTTCCGACCGCCCCGAGGTGATGGAGTGCTACCTGATGGCCGGCGACCCGGACTATCTGATCCGGGTGCTGGTGCCGACGATTCAGTCGCTGGAGCGCTTCATGATGGACTTTCTGACCAAGGTGCCGGGGGTGGCGAATATTCGGTCGAGTTTTGCGTTGAAGCAGGTGCGGTACAAGACGGCGTTGCCGTTGCCGGCGAATGGGTTGACCCTCGGGTCCTGA
- a CDS encoding alpha-ketoacid dehydrogenase subunit beta, whose translation MNDHNNNIQLETAMTTTTMTMIQALRSAMDVMLERDDNVVVFGQDVGYFGGVFRCTEGLQTKYGTSRVFDAPISESGIVGVAVGMGAYGLRPVAEIQFADYVYPASDQIISEAARLRYRSAGEFTAPMTLRMPCGGGIYGGQTHSQSIEAMFTQVCGLRTVMPSNPYDAKGLLIASIENDDPVIFLEPKRLYNGPFDGHHDRPVTPWSKHPQAQVPDGYYTVPLDVAAITRPGKDVTVLTYGTTVYVSQVAAEESGVDAEVIDLRSLWPLDLETIVKSVKKTGRCVVVHEATRTCGFGAELVSLVQEHCFHHLEAPIERVTGWDTPYPHAQEWAYFPGPSRVGAALKRVMEV comes from the coding sequence ATGAACGATCACAACAACAATATTCAGTTGGAAACCGCCATGACCACGACCACCATGACCATGATCCAGGCCCTGCGCTCGGCCATGGATGTGATGCTTGAGCGTGACGACAATGTGGTGGTGTTCGGGCAGGACGTCGGCTACTTCGGCGGCGTATTCCGTTGCACCGAAGGCCTGCAGACCAAGTACGGCACCTCGCGGGTATTCGACGCGCCGATCTCCGAAAGCGGCATCGTCGGCGTGGCCGTGGGCATGGGCGCTTACGGCCTGCGTCCGGTGGCCGAGATCCAGTTCGCCGACTACGTCTACCCCGCTTCCGACCAGATCATTTCCGAAGCGGCACGCCTGCGTTATCGCTCGGCCGGCGAGTTCACCGCGCCGATGACCCTGCGCATGCCCTGCGGCGGCGGCATCTACGGCGGCCAGACCCACAGCCAGAGCATCGAGGCGATGTTCACTCAGGTCTGCGGCCTGCGCACCGTGATGCCGTCCAACCCGTACGACGCCAAGGGCCTGCTGATCGCCTCCATCGAAAACGATGACCCGGTGATTTTCCTCGAGCCTAAGCGCCTGTACAACGGCCCCTTCGACGGCCACCACGACCGCCCGGTAACCCCGTGGTCGAAACACCCGCAAGCCCAGGTGCCGGACGGCTACTACACCGTGCCGCTGGATGTTGCCGCCATCACCCGTCCGGGCAAGGACGTGACCGTGCTGACCTACGGCACCACCGTTTACGTCTCGCAAGTGGCCGCCGAAGAATCCGGCGTTGACGCCGAAGTCATCGACCTGCGCAGCCTGTGGCCGCTGGATCTGGAAACCATCGTCAAGTCGGTGAAGAAAACCGGCCGCTGCGTGGTGGTACACGAAGCCACGCGCACCTGCGGTTTTGGCGCCGAGCTGGTGTCGCTGGTGCAAGAGCATTGCTTCCATCACCTGGAAGCGCCGATCGAACGCGTCACCGGTTGGGACACCCCCTACCCGCACGCGCAAGAGTGGGCGTATTTCCCAGGGCCGTCCCGAGTGGGCGCGGCGTTGAAACGGGTCATGGAGGTCTGA